Proteins found in one Schistocerca serialis cubense isolate TAMUIC-IGC-003099 chromosome 5, iqSchSeri2.2, whole genome shotgun sequence genomic segment:
- the LOC126482290 gene encoding nuclear autoantigenic sperm protein isoform X2 encodes METNTDNTAVEKKEEDMSPKEKAFMLLAQGKRHYLVKDYFEAVGCLATACELLAEVYGEAANECGDAYFSYGKALLGLAREENGVLGDAVEERDDEEEENEQEEQEAGAEDNCEKEESAKHENEKVEDTAADNAPTGDSEPVGSEDNVEVDGEKDDDDDAETVSNLKLAWEMLELVKIIFQRQADNDQNIKLKLAEVHMYLGEIGLESENYTSAIEDINRCLEIRKKLLKTDDRCVAETLYQLGLAHSLASNFDESIKYFSEAVEVLEERIKILEQRKDSGSEVAEESKSDAFYTIDGEITEIKALLPEIKDKIQDMKDFKNETLKAMFEKRCEDQQGSSGQAGTSSASLSTSASSTESKPVSNITHLVRKKRRSDPESE; translated from the exons ATGGAGACGAATACAGATAATACAGCTGTCGAGAAGAAGGAAGAAGATATGAGCCCCAAGGAAAAGGCGTTTATGCTTCTTGCTCAGGGCAAAAGGCATTACCTCGTTAAAGATTACTTCGAAGCAGTGGGATGTCTGGCAACTGCGTGTGAACTATTGGCTGAAGTGTATGGTGAAGCTGCAAATGAGTGTGGAGATGCCTATTTCAGTTACGGAAAAGCGTTACTCGGCCTCGCAAGAGAAGAGAACGGTGTGCTAGGCGATGCTGTTGAAGAACGTGACGATGAAGAGGAAGAGAACGAGCAGGAGGAACAAGAAGCTGGTGCGGAAGATAATTGTGAGAAGGAGGAATCTGCAAAACATGAAAATGAGAAAGTAGAAGATACTGCTGCGGATAATGCTCCCACTGGAGATAGCGAACCTGTTGGTAGCGAGGATAATGTAGAGGTTGATGGTGagaaagatgacgatgatgatgctgAGACAGTGAGTAATCTGAAATTGGCGTgggaaatgttggaactcgtgaaaATTATTTTTCAGAGACAAGCTGACAACGACCAAAACATTAAACTTAAACTTGCAGAAGTACACATGTATTTGGGCGAGATTGGTTTAGAATCTGAAAACTATACTTCAGCTATAGAAGATATAAATAGATGTTTAGAAATTAGAAAGAAACTTCTCAAAACCGATGATAGGTGTGTAGCGGAAACATTGTACCAGCTAGGCTTAGCTCATTCACTTGCAAGCAATTTCGACGAATCTATAAAGTACTTTTCCGAAGCTGTTGAGGTGCTGGAAGAAAGAATTAAAATCCTGGAGCAGAGAAAGGACAGTGGCAGTGAAGTGGCGGAAGAATCCAAATCTGATGCATTTTATACTATAGACGgtgaaatcacagaaataaagGCTTTACTGCCTGAGATTAAAGACAAAATTCAGGATATGAAAGACTTCAAAAATGAAACATTGAAGGCGATGTTTGAGAAGCGCTGTGAAGATCAGCAGGGAAGTTCTGGTCAGGCTGGTACTTCGTCTGCATCGTTATCAACATCAGCTTCATCCACTGAATCAAAGCCGGTGTCCAATATCACCCATTTAGTGAGGAAGAAGC GGAGATCTGATCCTGAAAGTGAATGA
- the LOC126482290 gene encoding nuclear autoantigenic sperm protein isoform X1: METNTDNTAVEKKEEDMSPKEKAFMLLAQGKRHYLVKDYFEAVGCLATACELLAEVYGEAANECGDAYFSYGKALLGLAREENGVLGDAVEERDDEEEENEQEEQEAGAEDNCEKEESAKHENEKVEDTAADNAPTGDSEPVGSEDNVEVDGEKDDDDDAETVSNLKLAWEMLELVKIIFQRQADNDQNIKLKLAEVHMYLGEIGLESENYTSAIEDINRCLEIRKKLLKTDDRCVAETLYQLGLAHSLASNFDESIKYFSEAVEVLEERIKILEQRKDSGSEVAEESKSDAFYTIDGEITEIKALLPEIKDKIQDMKDFKNETLKAMFEKRCEDQQGSSGQAGTSSASLSTSASSTESKPVSNITHLVRKKRKLDLDMSDSKRSKTEPEQDLV, from the coding sequence ATGGAGACGAATACAGATAATACAGCTGTCGAGAAGAAGGAAGAAGATATGAGCCCCAAGGAAAAGGCGTTTATGCTTCTTGCTCAGGGCAAAAGGCATTACCTCGTTAAAGATTACTTCGAAGCAGTGGGATGTCTGGCAACTGCGTGTGAACTATTGGCTGAAGTGTATGGTGAAGCTGCAAATGAGTGTGGAGATGCCTATTTCAGTTACGGAAAAGCGTTACTCGGCCTCGCAAGAGAAGAGAACGGTGTGCTAGGCGATGCTGTTGAAGAACGTGACGATGAAGAGGAAGAGAACGAGCAGGAGGAACAAGAAGCTGGTGCGGAAGATAATTGTGAGAAGGAGGAATCTGCAAAACATGAAAATGAGAAAGTAGAAGATACTGCTGCGGATAATGCTCCCACTGGAGATAGCGAACCTGTTGGTAGCGAGGATAATGTAGAGGTTGATGGTGagaaagatgacgatgatgatgctgAGACAGTGAGTAATCTGAAATTGGCGTgggaaatgttggaactcgtgaaaATTATTTTTCAGAGACAAGCTGACAACGACCAAAACATTAAACTTAAACTTGCAGAAGTACACATGTATTTGGGCGAGATTGGTTTAGAATCTGAAAACTATACTTCAGCTATAGAAGATATAAATAGATGTTTAGAAATTAGAAAGAAACTTCTCAAAACCGATGATAGGTGTGTAGCGGAAACATTGTACCAGCTAGGCTTAGCTCATTCACTTGCAAGCAATTTCGACGAATCTATAAAGTACTTTTCCGAAGCTGTTGAGGTGCTGGAAGAAAGAATTAAAATCCTGGAGCAGAGAAAGGACAGTGGCAGTGAAGTGGCGGAAGAATCCAAATCTGATGCATTTTATACTATAGACGgtgaaatcacagaaataaagGCTTTACTGCCTGAGATTAAAGACAAAATTCAGGATATGAAAGACTTCAAAAATGAAACATTGAAGGCGATGTTTGAGAAGCGCTGTGAAGATCAGCAGGGAAGTTCTGGTCAGGCTGGTACTTCGTCTGCATCGTTATCAACATCAGCTTCATCCACTGAATCAAAGCCGGTGTCCAATATCACCCATTTAGTGAGGAAGAAGCGTAAGTTGGACTTGGATATGTCAGATAGTAAAAGGAGTAAAACAGAACCTGAGCAAGATCTAGTGTAA